A single region of the Salvia miltiorrhiza cultivar Shanhuang (shh) chromosome 8, IMPLAD_Smil_shh, whole genome shotgun sequence genome encodes:
- the LOC130998697 gene encoding uncharacterized protein LOC130998697, with translation MASSSNQVPYSRREQINRVAVEISTYNNITYLSTVVSRLNEIGGFALENTFRHGCFGMMLDWQPGQKCNAALHHIVSRHLKITRDDEDDEICFYINGRNVEFTPRDFALVTGLSFGDDPFDPEAEHDLSRAHTFRQFCRSQPVSVRELADIYFDTVNPVVDTDGGLYLRVAHLLVLHAFVLGVDVRRPVQSWTWKLVDDLSTFSRFPWGSCAYRSLNYRLKHSTIKKDCKTYHFYGPSWALFIWGLEKIPYLGPAIAICNAGVYPRFRRWTFVKTKLDGLQSYFESPENGIWEMVPDEYEAKTSYWLSVAGVNAGIGVRVPEPAVFGHRQPRQRYTGGDHNEDAPEHQPRRRSMRQDTGKRPRGQIVDTSSSSSHHDQSIGGDHPVDSGRRSHSHRAPRPRHEDAPAPSQWSEEDWQRMQHMMRESEERVARTVEDSLFRRIKRYFEDKFDAMRCRCSHSTDVHVPRPAPRSHSDRRREPQPEPDSDPAQPTSSEAPSHHQSPAHESPAREVGQTTGDAMHTPQWQHDPFGGPTSFGHVQTPHMGVHHMPTFEASSSYGGPRYSWAEPGTSSAYPFEPARSSAPILTQDEMHEYWKQFRGGVSEAVSEAVAAVPLSICAPEAPRRSRRERNPSAALRSPYVHSAVPRPVDSQYVDGFDRMMKAGNRGNYRTMSVAESEHPLPWSFWTTMQNTRRDLSSNAVDCYMMTMRSRLMRGDDLIDGVDARTTIVLDTELFKYFDDEFTQLKSAWREMFPAKAEGRFIYSDGVFATWQPHAKKMYMVHGQGVSSTHGDWMNATTLILPIHVCGRYITCRVDLLSGVCDIFDSQLFKTMPQPRFDVIAALYPLQCLLGKMLEVSQWFARTTIVDNPLENLQWRRLKIQYADENEQFQQPDQCSSGVFACMYVERLISGSPSLAWGNGHAADYRRKIGSSIYEFCIPAPK, from the exons atggcttcttcttcaaaccaa GTCCCTTATTCGAGGCGCGAGCAAATCAATCGTGTGGCAGTTGAGATCAGTACGTACAACAATATTACTTACCTATCGACAGTAGTCTCGAGACTAAACGAAATTGGCGGTTTTGCACTGGAGAATACGTTCAGGCATGGGTGCTTTGGGATGATGTTGGATTGGCAGCCGGGCCAGAAGTGCAATGCTGCATTGCACCATATTGTCTCTCGTCATCTTAAGATCACGAGAGAcgatgaggatgatgagatcTGCTTCTACATCAACGGGAGGAACGTTGAGTTTACTCCGAGAGATTTCGCTCTCGTGACAGGATTGTCCTTTGGGGATGATCCTTTTGACCCCGAGGCTGAGCACGATCTGAGTCGGGCTCATACATTTAGACAATTTTGCCGCTCTCAACCGGTGTCAGTGCGGGAGCTGGCGGATATATATTTCGACACCGTCAATCCAGTGGTTGACACCGACGGCGGGTTGTACCTCCGTGTGGCCCACTtgttggtgctacacgcatttGTATTAGGAGTGGACGTGCGCCGACCCGTGCAGTCCTGGACTTGGAAGCTGGTGGATGATTTGTCGACCTTTTCCAGATTTCCTTGGGGATCGTGCGCGTATAGAAGCTTGAACTACAGGTTGAAGCACAGCACAATCAAAAAGGATTGTAAAAcgtatcacttctacggtccttcttGGGCCCTATTCATTTGGGGTCTTGAGAAAATTCCCTATTTGGGCCCAGCCATAGCCATATGCAATGCGGGGGTTTACCCTAGATTTCGGAGGTGGACGTTCGTGAAGACCAAGTTGGATGGGTTACAGAGTTATTTTGAGTCTCCG gAGAACGGGATATGGGAGATGGTCCCCGATGAGTACGAGGCCAAGACATCTTACTGGCTATCGGTGGCAGGCGTCAATGCCGGGATAGGGGTTCGAGTACCAGAGCCGGCAGTCTTTGGTCATAGGCAGCCTCGGCAGCGCTACACTGGTGGGGACCACAACGAGGATGCTCCTGAGCATCAACCTCGGCGTCGCAGTATGAGACAGGATACTGGCAAGCGCCCGAGGGGACAAATAGTGGACACCTCATCGAGCAGCAGCCATCACGATCAGAGCATTGGGGGCGATCACCCCGTTGATTCTGGTCGAAGGTCTCACAGTCACAGAGCCCCGAGGCCTAGGCACGAGGATGCTCCTGCACCTTCACAGTGGAGCGAGGAGGATTGGCAGCGCATGCAGCACATGATGCGCGAGAGTGAGGAACGGGTAGCGAGGACCGTGGAGGACAGCCTGTTCAGGAGGATTAAGAGATATTTCGAGGACAAGTTCGATGCTATGCGTTGCCGATGCTCGCATAGCACTGATGTTCACGTGCCCAGACCTGCTCCACGATCTCACTCTGACAGGAGACGCGAGCCCCAGCCCGAGCCCGACTCCGATCCGGCGCAGCCTACATCCTCAGAGGCCCCATCGCATCACCAATCCCCTGCACATGAGTCTCCTGCACGAGAGGTGGGACAGACTACTGGTGATGCCATGCACACCCCGCAGTGGCAGCATGATCCGTTTGGTGGCCCGACTAGTTTTGGGCATGTGCAGACTCCGCACATGGGTGTCCACCACATGCCCACATTCGAGGCGTCCAGTTCTTATGGCGGGCCACGCTACTCGTGGGCTGAGCCGGGCACGAGTTCAGCATACCCTTTTGAGCCGGCCCGTTCTTCGGCTCCGATCCTGACTCAAGATGAGATGCACGAGTATTGGAAGCAGTTTAGAGGG GGAGTTTCTGAGGCAGTTTCTGAGGCAGTAGCTGCTGTTCCCCTCAGTATTTGTGCACCGGAGGCTCCACGCAGAAGTCGCCGAGAACGGAACCCGTCGGCTGCACTTCGATCACCATACGTGCACAGCGCCGTGCCGAGACCCGTCGACTCACAGTATGTTGACGGGTTTGACCGTATGATGAAAGCTGGCAACCGTGGCAACTACCGGACGATGTCGGTGGCAGAGAGCGAACACCCTCTCCCGTGGAGCTTTTGGACCACTATGCAAAACACGAGGAGGGACCTCTCGTCCAAT GCTGTTGATTGCTACATGATGACGATGAGATCGAGGTTGATGAGGGGTGATGACTTGATAGACGGTGTTGATGCGAGGACCACCATCGTATTGGATACAGAGTTATTC AAATATTTCGATGATGAATTCACGCAGTTGAAGTCAGCGTGGCGGGAAATGTTTCCCGCGAAGGCAGAAGGGCGGTTTATATATTCCGACGGAGTTTTTGCTACGTGGCAACCGCATGCCAAGAAGATGTATATGGTGCATGGGCAGGGGGTATCTTCGACTCATGGCGATTGGATGAATGCCACAACG CTCATTTTGCCTATACATGTGTGTGGACGTTACATTACATGCCGAGTGGatttgctgagtggagtttgcGACATCTTCGATTCGCAGTTGTTCAAGACCATGCCGCAGCCGCGCTTCGATGTGATCGCCGCCCTATATCCGCTGCAGTGCCTGTTGGGTAAGATGCTTGAAGTGTCCCAGTGGTTCGCAAGGACCACGATTGTCGACAACCCGTTGGAAAACCTCCAATGGCGAAGGTTGAAAATCCAATATGCCGACGAGAATGAGCAGTTTCAGCAGCCAGATCAATGCAGCTCCGGTGTTTTTGCGTGCATGTATGTGGAGCGTCTGATATCAGGCTCGCCGAGCCTTGCGTGGGGCAATGGGCACGCCGCCGACTATAGGCGCAAGATAGGCAGTAGCATCTACGAGTTTTGCATCCCCGCACCGAAATAG